A single genomic interval of Desulfovibrio intestinalis harbors:
- a CDS encoding ACT domain-containing protein has protein sequence MKAVNLDVPWVFVGKTDTELSVVYLVEHAPAQSLAREDGWRAFRVAGQMDFGLTGVLAGLSAVLAQAAISIFALSTFDTDYILVKEEKFTKALEVLELAGYEVPRAILPLEK, from the coding sequence ATGAAAGCCGTGAACCTTGACGTGCCTTGGGTATTTGTGGGCAAAACAGACACAGAATTGTCTGTGGTTTATCTGGTTGAACATGCTCCGGCGCAAAGTCTTGCGCGTGAAGACGGGTGGCGTGCCTTTCGAGTTGCCGGGCAGATGGATTTTGGTCTGACGGGCGTACTGGCAGGTTTATCTGCCGTTTTGGCGCAGGCGGCCATCAGCATTTTTGCACTTTCAACCTTTGACACGGATTATATATTGGTGAAAGAGGAAAAATTCACGAAGGCGCTTGAGGTTCTCGAACTGGCTGGATATGAGGTGCCCCGGGCTATTTTACCGCTGGAAAAATAG